The Pristis pectinata isolate sPriPec2 chromosome 16, sPriPec2.1.pri, whole genome shotgun sequence region TTTATGAAGTGATGCTGCCAGCCTTCCCTTGCTGTTGGTGAGcgtaagaacataacaaatagaaaAAGGAATCGACCATTCAGGCCCTTGTGCCTTGTCCACTagccaataagatcatggcttacctCCAGCACTAGTGAAATATCCTacgattcctttaatatccataaAATATCAATATTAATCTCTTCTTTTGAATGTAATCAGTGATTCAGCCTCCATTGCCTTCTTGCATATTGAAAAAAATTTCTTTTCTACTTAGTCCTGAATGGCCCATCTCTTACTTTGAGACAGTGATCTCTGTTTCTAGAGCACCCCCCACCACCGAACCAGAGGAAGCATCagccccacatccaccctgtctggCCCAGTAAGAATtctgtgtttcaatgaaatcaactctcattctttgTATCTTAAGACAGTACAGCCctagtctgcttaacctctcttcaTACGACAAACCCACCATGtcaggaatcattctggtgaatcttcattacGCTAACTcttttgcaagtatatccttcctgagaATGGGAAATAGAGAAGCGTTTACAATCTTTTCTTTTGCTTCTCATTAAATTATTCTTTTATATTACCtttcatttccttatttcttgttttttaatgaattctgaaatgttcccaattcACTTACTGCTCTTTTTGGCAATATTATACGCCACTTCCTTTAATCTAACATTTTTAACTTCTTGTCAGCCTTGGCTGGATCACTGTTCTGATTGGGATTTACTGCTTTTAAAGGGATATATAATTTTTACAAACTATACATTAATTTGTTATATGTCTGCTGTTGCTTGTTGACAGTTATACCTTTTCATGTTGTTTCCCAGTTTAGCATAGCCAACTCACACCTCATGCCTTCAGTTtgttttgtttagatttaagacccaaGCTTCAGAATGAacaaaatcaaaactgaaaatgccaaaaacactcagtgggtcaggcagcatctgtggaaggagaagcagagtcaatgtttaaggtcaatgatccttcatcagaactggaaaattgagaaaacaagtGAGTGTTTAAGCTGCAGATATGGATAAGGGAATGTCTGTGGCAGACTGCAGACCATATTGCTTTTAGTGCTGGTTGTTAGAGAgacaaagaacaaaagaacatgcTACAACAGTGAGATGCATAACTCTACAGTTGCCTGCAATCTGATACAAAAGAGGAtattggaaatacccagctggtcaggcagcctgGCATCATACAGAGAtaaagcaaggaaacaggcccttcgaaccaccatccatgccaaccaccaattGTCTGTTTACagtagtcctacattaatcccattttttaaattctcgcTACATTCTCAACatctctctccagattctaccagtcccctgcacacttggggcaatttgcagtggccaattaaccaaccaacctgtacaactttGGGTTGTGGGACagaactagagcacctggaggaaacccatgcagtcacagggagaacatgcaaactccacacagacagcacccaaggtcaggactgaactttgGTCTCTGCGAGACAGTGGccctactagctgtgtcactgtgccaccaatctgtggagaaaggaaaaacaGGTGGATGACCTGACACAAACACGAAAGGCTGGTTACTTGAAACTGTAGAGTTCAATACTGAGTCCCAAGGAaggatgaggtgcagttccttgaGTTTACATTGGTCTAGTGGCCATCTTATATTGGTGACTGTTTTGTATTGGGACTACCTTCCACTGCTGAGTGAATTTGCTGGTGAGTGCTTTATGCTGTTGAATGCCATGTGTGGATGAATGCCTTCTGCTAATGACTGTTGTCCCGGGCTATGCATTCTGCTGGTGTTTGTTTTCTGCTAGTGATTACCTTCTCTTAGTGCCTGCCTGGTGTTGGTGACTACATTTGGCTGTTGAATGCCTTCTGCTGATGATCATCTTATGTTGGTGACTACTCTGTGTTGGCAGTGCCTTCTAGTAACTCCTTGCTAGTGACTCCATTCTGCTGGTGACTGCCTTCCCTGGTGACAGTCTTCAGCTGGTGAATGCTTGGTTGTCTTCACCTGATGACTGCCTTCAGCTGGAGCCACCTTCTGCTGAAGATCGCTTTCTACTTTGGTCTCTCTCCCGATGATTCCATTCTGCAGGTAACTGCTTTTTGTTGCCTTCTAATGTTGACTGCCTTTTCCCAGTTCCAACTCCCGGTACCTGTCCTCTGCTGATAACTGTCATCCTCAGCTCTGCACTTTGCTGGAGTCTAGCTTCTACTGGTGACTCCTGTCTGCTGGTCAGTGCCTTCAGCTGGTTACTGAATTCTGCTGGTGTCCCCTTCTCCTGGTACCTCTCATCTTCTGAGACTGTGTTCTGCTTGTGAGTGCTATTGGCTGATATTAGCTTCTGCTGGTGACTAGAGATTTGCTGATGACTGCTTTCAACTGGTAATTGAATTCTGCCAGTGACTGCTGTTTGCTAGAATGATCTTCTCCTGATAACTGACTTCTGTGGGTGACCTGGTTACCCTCAAGTGCTGGTGAGTATCTTCCCTGGTGTCTGGCTTCTGCTGGTGACAGACACATACTGGTAAACATTTTCTGCTTGGACTGTCATCTCCTGGTAAATTCTCTCTCCTGGTGCCTGCCTTCTGGCACTGACTGCTTTTTGCTGCAACTGTCTTCTGCTGATGACTGTCTTCATCTAGTGACTACCTTCTGCTCATGATCATCTCCATTTGATTACCTACTCCTGGTGCTTGCCTTCCCATGGTGACTTTCTTCTGCTGGCATCTATTTTCTACTGGTAATTATCTTCTATTGAGACCTGTCTTCTGATAACTGCTTCTGCTGGTACCCAGTTTGGCTGGTGACCCTGTTTTGCTGGTTATCCCCATCTGCTGGTGACTGGTTCCCTGGTGTCTGACTTATGCTGCTGACAGATAACTACCAGTGAACGTTTTCTGCTGGTAACTGCCTTCTCCTTTTGGCTAAGTTCTGTTGATGATTAAATTCTTCTGGTGCCTGCCTTCTGCGAATAACTACCTTCACCTGGTGGCTAACTTCTGCTGTTGATCTCTCTCCTGGTGATTATATTCTGCTGGTGACTGCCTTTTGATGTTGACTTTTCCTATTGCCTACCTCCTGGTAGTAAATGTCACCCTGAGTTCTGCATTTTGCTGGAGTCTTCCTTCTACAGGTTCCTATTGTCTGCTGGTCACTGGGATCAAATGCGGCAGGAGACTGACTATATGAATGGCTCCATTTGCTTGACTTCTGCTGGTAAATGAATTTTGCTGGTGAATGAATTTTGCTGGTGACTGCTTCCTGCTGGATCTGTCATGTCCAGATGTTGGCCATCTGCAGGTCGATGCCTCCTCCTGCTACCTGCTTTGCGCTCATGACTTAATTCTGCTGGTAACAGAATTCTGCTGGAATTGCCCTCTGAGGGTGACCCCATTCTACTGGTTACCTCCAAAAGCGAGTGACTGTCTTCCCTGGTATTTGTCTTCCAGTGACTGAATTCTGCTGGTGATGGACATACACTGGTCGGAGACAGCTGCTGGGGCTGCCTCTTCCTGGTGACCGCTTTCTGCTAGGGCTGTCTTCTGCTGGTGACTCCTGTTAGTGACTACCTTTTGCAGGTGATCAACCTCACACGGTGCTGGCCTTTTCATAGTGATTACCTTTTTCTGGTGCCTTCCTTCTGCTGGAACAGTTTTCTTCTGGTAGCTGCATGCTGCTGGTGATCTCCATCTGCCCTCAACTGTCATCTGCTGAAGACTGCCTTCCCTGGTGTCtggcttctgctgctgctgataaaTCTGATGACTATTTTGTTGTTGGTCACTGCCTTTTTCCAGTGACTATCTTCTGCAGGTGATTATTCTCTCCTGGTGCTTACTCTCTGATTTTACCTTCACTCAATGGCAGAATGTCTTCTCTTGCTGAGTGTCTTATCTCCATGACTGTCTTCTGTTTGTGACATCCTTCTGCTGGTGTCTATTTTTCTGCTGGTGATTATCttctgatggtattggtattggtttattattgtcacttgtactgaggaacagtgaaaagcttgtcttacaaactgactgtacaggtcaattcattacacagtgcagttacattgaattattacagagtgcattgaagtagtacaggtaaaaacaataacagtacagtgtcacagctacagagaaagtgcagtgcaataaggtgcaaggtcacaacaagatagatcgtgaggtcatagtccatctcattgtataaggaaaccgttcaatagtcttatcgcagtggggtagaagctgtccttaagtctggtagtacgtgccctcaggctcctgatggtGGCTGCCTTCTACTGGTGCCTACTTTCTGGTGGTGACAGCCTGCTCTTGCTTGCTTTCAGGTAGCGACTGCTTTCTGCTGGAACTGCCTTCTCCTAGTGACTTCCTTCTGCTGGTGATGTCCTTCTGCTTTTCACTACCATCTTCTGGTGACTTATGTTTGTGATGACCTTTTGCTGGTGATTCCCTTCTGGGTCTGCCTTTTGGTGGTGTGAATTCTGCTGGCGACTGCCTTCTGCCAACGATTATAATCTGCTGGTGACTGCCTTCCCTGCTGACAAGCATCCTGTTGGGAAATGCCTTCCGCTGGTGACTGCTTTCTGCTTGGACTTTCTTCTAGTGACTGCCTTTTGCTGGTGTCTCTTTTTTGCTGTTCACAGCATTCTCCTCAGTAACTACTTACTATTCATGACTACTTTCTGTCACTCACTGAATTCTGCTAGTGACTAATTTCTGCTGGCAGATGCTTCTTGCTGGTGACTACCATCTGCTGGTGACTATATTTTGCTAGCAACTTCTCCCTTCTGGAGAATGTCATGTCCCGATGAGTACCATATGCTGTTCACTATTCTCTGCTGGTGCCTCCCTTCTGTCTATGTTTGAATTCTGCTGATGGCAGCCTTCttctacatagaacactacagcacagtacaggcccttcagcccacaatgtggtgccgacattttatcctgctctaatatctttctaacccttccttcccacattgtcccatttctctatcattcacgtgtctatctaaaagtctcttaaatgtccctaatgtatctgcccccatacacccacccaccactctgtgtaaaaaaatttacccgacatcccccttataccttcctccaatcaccttaaaattatgtccccttgtgttagccattgtcgccctgggaaagagtcgcTGACTGTCTAGGGGAAAAGGGGGACACCATTTTCCCCTGGTGTCCCCCTTTTACTGGTGTCTCCATTGTGCTGGTGACTGCCTTATCATGATGACTATCTTCAGGTGGTAATTGAATTTTCCTGGAGACTACATTCTGGTGTAGCTGCCTTCTGCTGGTCAATACCTTCTCCTGCTGACTACCTTATGTTGGTGCCTGCCTTCTGCAGGTGAGGAAGGGAGAGTCAGAAATGGACTGAAGAGAGGCATGGAAATTTGAAGCAAAGTTGAACAAGTAATGCCAAGATAACAAACGGCAGTGACGTTACCTCCTAGTTTGATACATTCAATAAAACAATCGACACACGTTAATTCCTTCTTTCTCAGTGCAGACAGAACTCAAAAATGGAACAGAATCAAAGAAGCACAAAAATCTACAGGTGTTTGGGCCCTTGTCAGCTGAAAACAATTTATTTCCACTGATTCAATGTTGAGTTCCTTATGGTGCAGATCCATAGTTTCTCAATGTTGTGGGTGTTTTTGCCTCTACAATCCATTTAGACTGACTTCCAGGCCTAACCTATTTCTTTTCACTTCCATTAATTAGCTAAATACATGCCATCAATGATATACCTCTCTGTAAAGAGAAATAGGTTCTCTCCATAAGCTCCAggcccttcattattttatgcaTGTCATttaagtctctcctcagcttTCCTTGTTCCAAAGAAACACCTCAGTCCATGCTATctttgcaaagatataaaattctcTAATgtttggcaatatccttgtgactGCTGCTGTGCTTTCTCTGggataatcacatccttcctgttattaTGGTGGTCAGGACAGTACTCATTATAGGTATCTGGCTAAAACCTACTTAGTGTTTTAAATAGTTTTAGTGTAAGCACCCTTCACCTTTAGAGACAATCTCAGAGAAACATCATAGTGGGAAAAAAGGATGGCTAAGACACAAATAAATCCTTTGCATCTGCCTTTACTGCAACAGACTGGATTCTCCAACCCCCATTCTGGCAGTGACAGCTCTTATCGGTACTTTATGTTGGTAGTTCAATAAAAGCATGTGCTTCCTTGCACCACCAACCTTCTAATTTCACCAGCTATTGAAGCTGCTGTCCCCCCGCGAGGAGCTCAATGTCCTCATGGAATCTTTTGGTCTTGCATTGGCAAAGGGTCCCCAATCCATGTAGTGCAAATATGAGTCAGCTCCTTACCTCAACAAACCAGCCCATAAGAAACGTGGCAACCAGGAACATACCATAAAACATATAACAATCTAATGTAACACAGCAGATACCACAGCAATGTGGTCTGCCCCTCAATATGTAATTATTGGCTTCAACATCTAAGCGAACATAGCCATACAAAAGAAAGATGGGGAAAGACCATGTGTCAACAATCTCAATACTTTTAGTTAGCTCTGATTGTGCACGTTTACAGAGTATCACTGACTGGGAAATTGACTTTAGCAGCCAATTTCTCTTAGTTTTCTTGGTTATATCttcaggattaaaaaaaattaaaagctacCGGGGCTACAAACATAGTTAAAAATAATATGCATGAGAAAGGCCTTTAACACATTTAAGGTAATTCACAGAAGGCTCATACAAAGGCCACCTCCAAAAACAGTCCTGGATAACTTGTCTTGCGATAGTCCTAAACAGTGAGTGGGAAGAGCAGGGAAGCATaagagaaggggaagaggaaTAGGCAAAGTAGTACAGAGGTAAACTGTGAATCTATTGTGAATCCATTTTGAAAATACATCCTCTTCCAAGCtttcaaaggaagaaaaaaaaggtCAGTTTGGAACTTGAAGGAAAAGGAAGACAGTTATGATCTCTGGGCCAGGCAGGCAATCTCCATTACTTGTGGCTGAAGAGTTTCCTTTCTCCCACAGCACCACTGGAAAGTGTTTCCTCAATGGAAGTTAATGTGGACATGTTGGAGCAGGAGGACCTCTTGGACATGCCTGACCACGAAGTACTTGATGACTTCTTCAATTTCAACATGGATGGCTTTGAGGTATCTGCACTGTCAGGTAAGCAAGAAGCAGAGGGAAGCAGTGGATATTTGGGTCTACTCTTGTCACACAAGTGTTACTGATCAGGAAACCTCAGAAATCCTTTGCCAAAATACCTGGGATATATAGCTGGCTGAATGacccaggcaagtgggattcCCAATGATATTCTAGTGGAAGGTATGTCAGTTTCCATTATACATGGGGATATTGTGTTGGAAGTCTAGAGTAGCAACAGCTATCCAGGGTCTAATCTATGTGAGAACCTGCTTTGTCCAGCTGCTTCTAATCTTGGGATGGTGGATATTAGCAGTTTTGGCTTTGTGAAAGTATTTTCttaaattgtttttgaatgtttacTATTCCCTTTAATAACCAGTGctatttcttcacacagaagaaCAGTTTTATAATAGTCAGATTACTCTTAAAGGTCAAAATTCTTCAGAAATAAAATCCAGGATGTTATCCATCTCCTCTCATTCCACGGACCCAAAGAGCCTGAATTCAGCCAGTGGAGCCGAGACACCAACTGTTCAGTCAGATGAGGAGGACGTCCAGGATGACACTTCTTTATTTACAGCAAGCACAGACCAGGACATTGTGACACAATCTGGAAAGGAAAGCTAACATTGAATGCCAGCACCTGACAGAGAACAGCACAACTGAAGTAGATGTGCAAATATCAAAggggataggagcaggagtgaatagaaatgtgttttttttactaTTGTTGCACTAAGTTAAAAATGACACACGGATTCCCAATAACATAGCAAATCTTAGCCAAAGAGGGATTCTGTCATCCACAGACTGCCAATCACACACAGACTCTGGCACACACAAGGACTCCCACTTAAAAACGGAATCCTAGTCACATACTGATCCAGTTATGCGTGAAGTCAGAGTATCACAGTTCCAATAAACAGACTCTAACATAGCCAACAGATAGTATTTTTGTTGCATGTAGGATATAGATAGATTCAGTCATGCCTGTATCCAAGATCATTGATATAAACACTAATGCTTTGATACAGATAGATGCCAAcatttatggaaggaaaatcatatAGACTCATTCATTCTTATACCAGTACCTTAAGGAGACAATTCCTTATGGGGCTATTAACATTTGGAGTAATATCAGATGATGCCAATCAGGCACTAGGCAACAGCACAGGTTACTGATCTGAGACAGGTTGTAACACGAAAGCACTATTGAGGTTCCAATACAGAATATTAAATGAATTTTCATTACAAAGAAGTGATACCTCAAAATGTGGCTTAAGGAAGAGAACTGATTGTTTGTTGGAACACAGCgacctgccatttaataaaattgacttttatcacGAAAAGGACACGAGTGTATGAAGCTGTAATagagatttatttcattttttttaataaacaatgATAAATATCTAAGTTACAGTATTCTGGTCTCAAATGTTTTACATAAATATCTATTTTAATGTGCTTTACCTGTGGAATACACAATAAAGAGCCATCCAAGTTTTTCAACGTTCAAATCACTTCCAAGTTGTTTCAATGTCACACTGGTGAGCTATATGGAACATAATTTctccaatcagaaaaaaatgtacattgatttattactgtcacatgtactgaggtacagtgaaaaactttgttttgcatgccatctatacagatcatttcattgcaacagtgcattgaggtagtacaagggaaaacaataacagaatgcagaataaagtattatgtcagagaaagtgcagtgcaggcagacaataaggtgcaaggccattaacTATAGACTGTGAggtcttatcgtactgggggactattcaatagtcttataacagcaggatagaagctgtccttgagcctggtgatacatgctttcagacttttgtatcttctgcctgatgggagggggaaaagggagaatgtctggggtgagtggtgtccatgtgctgagctgtgtccataactctctgcagtttcttgtggtcatgggcagagcagttgccgtaccaagctgtgatacatctggataggatgctttctatagtgcatcgataaaaaatggtgagggtcaaaggggacatgccagatttctttagactcctgaggaagtagagacactggtgcactttcttgatcatggcatctatgtggttggaccaggacaggcttttggtgttgttcactcctaagaacttgaagctctcaatcctctcgacctcagtaccattaatgtaaacaagagcatgtgcaccacagctcttcctgaagtcaatgaccagctctcttgttttgctaacattgaaggaaaggttgttgtcatgaaaccatgcCACAAggttatcttcttcctgtactccaactcattgttatttgagattcgggccactacagtggtgtcatctgcaaatttgtagatggagttagagcagaatctggccacgcagtcatgagtgtatagggagtagagggctgaggacgcagctttgtggagcaccagtgttgagaataatcgtgctggaggtgttgttgcctatcctcactgattgtgatctgttggtcaggaagtcaaggatccagttgcaaagggaggtgttgagtcccaggtctaggagtttggagatgagtttgcttggaattataatattgaaggcggagctgtagtcaataagcagtAGTATAATGTAGGTGGCTTTACTGTCTAGATGTTCcagaatgtagggccagggagatggcatccaccatggaCGTGTTTCAGTggtagacgaattgcagtgggttgaggttgtctgggaggctgcagtTAATGTATGccttga contains the following coding sequences:
- the LOC127578933 gene encoding dysbindin-like, whose product is MSGQGTSSKRNPSEPEHPLRLLSAEYTHAMKLRDRQSFFEDVFQPDADCCIPRSYWQIKPQRPPLESVSSMEVNVDMLEQEDLLDMPDHEVLDDFFNFNMDGFEVSALSEEQFYNSQITLKGQNSSEIKSRMLSISSHSTDPKSLNSASGAETPTVQSDEEDVQDDTSLFTASTDQDIVTQSGKES